Proteins co-encoded in one Arthrobacter alpinus genomic window:
- a CDS encoding MurR/RpiR family transcriptional regulator: MSASTTPPAVVSAAGVVNRIQAKLPDMPAAMAKIGSFLLEHPQAPLELSIMELAEQTKTSPATVTRFCRLLGYAGYVPFRVSIASDLGRSDARESWKADIGRAFGPDDSPRDVLSTLVNAHTRSLEETAAVMDLALMNKIARRIAMSSHVDIYGIGGSAVMAKELQSRLYRIGINAHHWSEVHAGLTSAAIQDTNSVAIGISNTGRTEETLQMLREAGEAGALTIALSNNPGSPLAESADESIITSVHEQFLQPDDLSAKHVQLLVLDLIYLLVAQVNFAQTTSKLAASAMAVSPHRRPTRAARIESSANRALRNSGKGDGHV, from the coding sequence ATGTCAGCCTCCACGACTCCTCCCGCGGTGGTCTCTGCTGCCGGTGTCGTGAACCGCATTCAGGCCAAGCTACCTGACATGCCGGCGGCCATGGCAAAAATTGGCTCGTTTCTCTTGGAGCACCCGCAGGCACCCTTGGAGCTCTCCATTATGGAACTTGCGGAGCAAACCAAGACTTCCCCTGCAACCGTGACCAGGTTCTGCCGGCTGCTGGGCTATGCAGGATACGTGCCTTTCCGGGTCAGCATTGCGTCGGACCTTGGCCGCAGCGATGCCCGCGAATCCTGGAAGGCTGACATTGGCCGGGCTTTTGGTCCAGATGATTCCCCCCGCGACGTGCTGAGCACGCTGGTGAATGCGCACACGCGTTCGCTGGAGGAAACGGCTGCGGTTATGGATCTGGCCTTGATGAACAAGATTGCCCGTCGCATCGCCATGAGCTCCCATGTAGATATTTACGGAATTGGTGGCAGTGCCGTGATGGCCAAGGAATTGCAATCGCGCCTCTACCGCATTGGTATCAACGCTCACCACTGGTCCGAGGTTCATGCAGGTCTGACCAGCGCGGCCATTCAGGACACCAACTCGGTGGCCATTGGAATTTCAAACACCGGCCGCACCGAAGAAACCCTGCAGATGCTACGTGAAGCAGGCGAGGCCGGTGCGCTGACCATTGCGCTGAGCAACAATCCGGGATCGCCGCTGGCAGAAAGTGCTGATGAATCAATCATCACCTCGGTCCATGAGCAGTTCCTGCAGCCGGATGACCTATCCGCCAAGCATGTTCAGTTGCTGGTTCTGGACTTGATCTACTTACTGGTGGCCCAGGTAAATTTTGCCCAGACCACCTCGAAATTAGCAGCCTCCGCCATGGCCGTCTCTCCGCATCGTCGCCCCACCCGGGCTGCCCGGATCGAGTCCAGTGCCAACAGGGCGCTGCGTAACAGTGGAAAGGGTGATGGGCATGTCTGA
- a CDS encoding N-acetylglucosamine kinase, protein MHNYLAIDAGGTSTRAVLLDSSGHCFGYGTAGAGNPVSRGFPAAVESLWQASSNALGGTPRTISQALLAMAGASMELPTHLFRERFMTLGLTGNVMIESDLLAAFYSGTHQDDGCALIAGTGAVGARIAHAQLVAVTDGMGWLLGDNGSGFWLGQQVARAVAAALDGRGRPTVLTELLLAELDIPLDSSQRSQGRLRAQQQLILKTYQLSPVELSRFAPLVFAATQDAVAGEIVDEAARYLAQTLLAVAGNTVDGRADVPAAGAVGGESGTTRSRAELAKQPLIFGGSVLTKGGTVAAAVMEQLASDRSGRSTSSGTAAIPGMNAEPTLAASPVLVEDGVVGAAVLALKRNGITVDAAIFARVQDSLAALRQ, encoded by the coding sequence ATGCACAACTACCTTGCAATTGACGCCGGAGGCACCTCCACGAGGGCCGTTCTTTTGGACTCCTCAGGCCACTGCTTTGGCTATGGCACAGCGGGCGCTGGAAACCCGGTTTCCCGGGGATTTCCGGCCGCTGTTGAGTCACTGTGGCAAGCATCGAGCAACGCCCTAGGGGGTACCCCTCGGACTATCTCCCAGGCACTGCTGGCCATGGCCGGCGCATCCATGGAATTGCCAACACATTTGTTCCGTGAGCGCTTCATGACGCTGGGCCTGACCGGAAATGTCATGATTGAATCTGATTTATTGGCCGCGTTTTACTCTGGAACCCATCAAGATGATGGGTGTGCGTTGATAGCCGGAACCGGTGCCGTGGGCGCCCGAATCGCTCACGCGCAACTAGTGGCGGTGACCGACGGCATGGGATGGCTGTTGGGCGATAACGGTTCGGGATTCTGGCTGGGTCAGCAGGTGGCGCGGGCAGTGGCTGCCGCGCTAGATGGCAGAGGTCGGCCCACCGTGCTGACAGAACTCTTGCTGGCTGAACTCGACATACCGCTGGACTCTTCGCAACGGAGCCAGGGCCGCTTGCGCGCCCAACAGCAATTAATCCTCAAGACGTACCAGCTGAGTCCCGTCGAGCTCTCGCGTTTTGCCCCACTGGTCTTTGCAGCCACTCAGGATGCTGTGGCTGGTGAGATTGTGGATGAGGCCGCACGGTATTTGGCCCAGACGCTTTTGGCCGTCGCAGGCAACACTGTGGACGGCCGAGCTGATGTCCCGGCTGCGGGAGCGGTGGGCGGCGAAAGTGGGACGACGCGGAGCAGAGCAGAGCTCGCCAAGCAACCGCTCATCTTTGGCGGCAGCGTCTTGACGAAGGGCGGGACGGTGGCGGCCGCGGTCATGGAGCAACTGGCTTCGGACAGGTCCGGTAGGAGCACGAGCTCTGGCACGGCGGCCATTCCCGGCATGAACGCTGAACCCACACTGGCGGCCAGCCCCGTGCTCGTCGAAGACGGTGTAGTGGGAGCCGCCGTCCTGGCGCTCAAACGCAACGGCATCACGGTGGATGCGGCTATCTTTGCCCGCGTTCAGGACAGCCTGGCAGCTCTACGCCAGTGA
- a CDS encoding MATE family efflux transporter, with the protein MPRTETTPDGTRAARRSTAKAIRGLAIPAFGALIAEPLFLLADSAIVGHLGVPQLAGVGLAATVLQTVVGLMVFLAYSTTPAVARLLGAGRRAEALAVGRDGLWLAAFLGVLVSVVGILAGGHLLTAMGARGEVLRYAQEYFLISLAGIPAMLLVMAAMGVLRGLQDTKTPLIVATAGFGVNIVMNFVFVYGFDFSVGGAAAGTVIAQWGMAAVYLVIVSRAARHFEVGMRPNWAGIKAVSKVGSWLMLRTLSLRAAILVTVVVVTTQGPTNLAAHQLAMTLFSFLAFALDALAIAAQALIGKELGAGNVPQVRLLTRTMTRWGLGFGVLTGAGIAAVSGVVGWVFTTDPGVHAALMVALLVMAVGQPLAGYVFVLDGVLIGAGDARYLALAGLANLVVYLPLLFWVAQRSLGDTVPGLFWVWAAFSVGYMGARGLTLGLRARTGRWMRLGVTGSHG; encoded by the coding sequence ATGCCCAGAACTGAAACGACGCCGGACGGCACGCGGGCGGCCCGGCGTTCCACCGCGAAAGCGATCCGTGGCCTGGCCATTCCGGCCTTTGGTGCCCTCATAGCTGAGCCACTCTTTTTGTTGGCTGACTCGGCCATTGTTGGCCATCTGGGCGTTCCTCAGCTGGCCGGGGTGGGGCTAGCCGCCACAGTCTTGCAAACGGTCGTCGGACTCATGGTCTTCTTGGCATATTCCACAACGCCCGCTGTGGCGCGCCTTCTGGGTGCGGGCAGACGTGCCGAAGCGCTTGCCGTAGGTCGGGATGGACTATGGCTGGCGGCGTTCCTCGGAGTGCTAGTTTCCGTGGTGGGTATATTGGCTGGCGGCCACCTGCTCACGGCAATGGGAGCCCGAGGCGAGGTATTGAGGTATGCGCAGGAATACTTTCTGATCAGTTTGGCGGGGATTCCGGCCATGCTTCTGGTCATGGCGGCCATGGGTGTCCTGCGCGGGCTGCAGGACACCAAAACGCCGTTGATCGTTGCTACGGCCGGATTCGGGGTGAATATTGTGATGAACTTTGTGTTCGTCTACGGCTTTGACTTCTCGGTGGGAGGTGCCGCAGCTGGCACCGTCATTGCCCAGTGGGGAATGGCCGCGGTCTACCTGGTCATTGTGTCGCGCGCAGCCCGTCATTTTGAGGTGGGAATGCGCCCGAACTGGGCTGGCATCAAGGCGGTCTCAAAGGTGGGTAGTTGGCTCATGCTCCGCACACTTTCCTTGCGGGCCGCGATCCTGGTGACAGTTGTAGTGGTGACGACTCAGGGGCCCACCAACCTTGCCGCCCATCAGTTGGCCATGACGCTCTTTAGTTTTCTGGCATTCGCACTCGACGCGTTGGCTATTGCTGCACAGGCCCTGATTGGCAAGGAACTGGGCGCCGGAAATGTGCCCCAGGTGCGCCTGCTGACCAGAACCATGACGCGGTGGGGTCTGGGGTTTGGGGTGTTGACCGGGGCGGGGATCGCGGCCGTATCGGGGGTGGTTGGCTGGGTCTTCACCACCGATCCTGGTGTTCATGCGGCACTGATGGTGGCACTGCTTGTTATGGCGGTGGGGCAGCCGCTGGCAGGGTACGTCTTCGTTCTGGATGGGGTCCTTATTGGTGCCGGGGATGCCCGCTACCTGGCCCTGGCGGGGTTGGCGAACCTGGTGGTCTACTTGCCCTTGCTCTTCTGGGTCGCTCAGAGGTCCTTGGGGGACACCGTTCCGGGGTTGTTTTGGGTGTGGGCGGCTTTCAGCGTGGGCTACATGGGCGCTCGGGGGCTGACGTTGGGCTTGCGCGCACGAACGGGGCGTTGGATGCGGCTCGGGGTTACCGGTAGCCACGGCTAG